A single genomic interval of Polyangium spumosum harbors:
- a CDS encoding polysaccharide deacetylase family protein: protein MPPARILFYVATFGALALVARSLLIGPVPAWITLSMLVAYTAIVFAGVLFLRLRMFVDAVCQGPDDARGVALTFDDGPSPEHTPKVLDLLDRANVKATFFVIGKKAEAHPELVREIVARGHALGSHGHAHPRAFAMLGTSAVRADIERSLVVLEKITGRRTTLFRPPIGHTNPRIAKVVDELGLTVVGWSVRALDGLATADPAKVAARVARGLEDGAIVLLHDAAERETHTPASLGALPRILEAMRARNLDGVVVTDFVESSRAEEAA, encoded by the coding sequence GTGCCGCCCGCGCGGATCCTGTTCTACGTGGCGACGTTCGGGGCCCTCGCGCTCGTCGCGCGTTCGCTCCTGATCGGGCCCGTACCCGCGTGGATCACGCTCTCGATGCTCGTCGCCTACACGGCGATCGTCTTTGCAGGCGTGCTCTTCCTGCGCCTCCGCATGTTCGTCGATGCCGTCTGCCAGGGGCCGGACGACGCGCGGGGCGTGGCCCTGACCTTCGACGACGGGCCGAGCCCCGAGCACACGCCGAAGGTGCTCGACCTGCTCGACCGCGCGAACGTGAAGGCGACGTTTTTCGTGATCGGCAAAAAGGCCGAGGCGCACCCCGAGCTCGTGCGCGAGATCGTGGCGCGAGGTCACGCGCTCGGCTCCCACGGCCACGCGCACCCGCGCGCCTTCGCCATGCTCGGCACGTCCGCCGTTCGCGCGGACATCGAGCGCTCGCTCGTCGTGCTGGAAAAAATCACGGGGCGCCGAACGACCCTGTTCCGGCCGCCGATCGGGCACACGAACCCGCGCATCGCCAAGGTCGTGGACGAGCTCGGGCTGACGGTGGTCGGCTGGTCGGTGCGAGCGCTCGACGGGCTCGCCACCGCGGACCCGGCGAAGGTGGCGGCGCGTGTGGCGCGAGGCCTCGAAGACGGGGCCATCGTGCTCTTGCACGACGCCGCCGAGCGCGAGACCCACACGCCGGCGAGCCTCGGCGCGTTGCCGCGGATCCTCGAGGCCATGCGAGCGAGGAACCTCGACGGCGTGGTCGTCACGGATTTCGTGGAAAGTTCACGCGCGGAAGAAGCGGCCTAG